A section of the Humulus lupulus chromosome 2, drHumLupu1.1, whole genome shotgun sequence genome encodes:
- the LOC133818529 gene encoding L-Ala-D/L-amino acid epimerase-like translates to MAPFSCRTVISPSTSSFFFFFSRNQKRPFQSWMPRKPILNIIPINATFSGAGSSDMFAVSDAVCKDETTSFGFKNLMETFWVDVQEAEERPLKLKLISEPLSTASSRLQNVAIRVELRNGCVGWGEAAATPATSAEAALAKAKEACEFLRRSSPLTLNLVLEEIGYILHGQEYASFRAGVEMALIDAVANSIDVPLWRLFGGVSNSLTTSRTIPMVSPAKSSELASKYYGKGFNTIRFEMGLNLHAELEVMKAVQIAQPHCLFILDANGKYTSEEAIMVLEKLHEMGISPVLFEQPVHKDDWNGLAYVGNVARDKYGIHVGADESCQTMNDVQRVVKENVVDFINIKLAKFGVLDTLQVIEVARKSGLNLVIDSMVATRLATGFAGHLACGLGCFKYVNLDGPLMLSDDPVFGGYEVSGAVYKFTNGRGLGGFLKQDKISHNSK, encoded by the exons ATGGCACCATTTAGTTGTCGTACTGTGATTTCTCCATCAacttcttccttcttcttcttcttctctcgaaACCAGAAAAGACCTTTCCAAAGCTGGATGCCTAGAAAGCCCATTCTCAATATTATTCCCATCAACGCAACTTTTTCAGGGGCCGGTAGTAGCGACATGTTCGCGGTTTCTGATGCCGTTTGTAAAGACGAAACGACCAGCTTTGGGTTCAAGAATTTGATGGAGACTTTCTGGGTTGACGTTCAGGAAGCTGAAGAGAGACCATTGAAGCTCAAACTCATCAGTGAGCCTTTGAGTACTGCTTCGTCTCGGCTTCAAAATGTGGCGATTCGAGTTGAATTGAGGAATGGCTGCGTCGGCTGGGGCGAGGCGGCTGCCACGCCTGCCACATCGGCAGAGGCGGCTCTGGCCAAGGCGAAGGAGGCGTGTGAATTTCTGCGGCGGAGTTCGCCGTTGACTTTGAATTTGGTGCTCGAAGAGATTGGTTATATTCTTCACGGACAGGAATATGCTTCT TTCAGGGCAGGAGTGGAAATGGCGTTGATTGATGCCGTTGCTAATAGCATTGATGTGCCTCTGTGGAGATTATTTGGTGGTGTTTCAAACAGTCTAACAACTTCTAGAACA ATCCCAATGGTATCCCCAGCTAAATCTTCAGAGTTGGCTTCAAAGTACTATGGCAAAGGATTCAATACTATAAGGTTTGAAATGGGATTGAACTTACATGCAGAATTGGAAGTTATGAAAGCTGTACAAATAGCTCAACCCCATTGCTTATTTATCTTGGATGCAAACGGGAAGTACACTTCGGAGGAAGCTATAATGGTTCTTGAGAAGTTGCATG AGATGGGGATAAGTCCAGTTCTCTTTGAGCAACCAGTTCACAAAGATGACTGGAATGGTCTTGCTTATGTTGGAAATGTTGCAAGAGACAAATATGGCATACATGTTGGTGCAGATGAGAGCTGCCAGACCATGAATGATGTACAGAGAGTAGTGAAAGAGAATGTAGTAGATTTCATCAACATTAAACTAGCCAAATTTGGGGTACTGGACACCCTCCAAGTTATTGAGGTTGCAAGAAAATCAGGCTTGAATCTTGTAATTGATagcatggttgcgaccagacttGCTACAGGCTTTGCTGGTCATTTGGCTTGTGGACTTGGCTGTTTCAA ATACGTAAATCTGGATGGGCCTTTAATGTTGTCAGACGATCCAGTTTTCGGTGGATATGAAG TTTCCGGAGCGGTCTACAAGTTCACAAATGGTAGAGGCCTAGGAGGTTTCCTTAAGCAGGACAAAATTTCCCA TAATTCAAAATAA